From Glycine soja cultivar W05 chromosome 4, ASM419377v2, whole genome shotgun sequence, the proteins below share one genomic window:
- the LOC114409879 gene encoding uncharacterized protein LOC114409879, producing the protein MQDAIGIPACFSSALKSSDDHTTVTRSGQSVHMSVYRTKIADQCRLITITWCKNMILHGLSVSVEGPEGKAQYCCKVELKPWYFWRKQGSKRFIVHGNKPVDVFWDLKGAKFNGETEPTSEYYVAVVCDQEVVLLIGDLKKEAYRRTGCRPALIDPILVSKKEHIFGKRKFSTRAKFHEKGRCHEISIECKSNNIGGDGDKIQPEMEIRLDGHVVIHVKRLQWKFRGNESIHLNKMRVEVYWDVHDWLFSPGLKHALFIFKPVLSSSNISMSSSHSISSSSSPLSLSLSSSSTPLSTQTGRSGSLEGCSVSEASEFCLFLYAWKVE; encoded by the coding sequence ATGCAAGACGCAATTGGGATTCCAGCATGCTTCTCTTCTGCATTGAAATCGAGTGATGATCACACAACCGTGACCCGTTCAGGCCAGAGCGTGCACATGTCCGTGTACAGAACAAAGATTGCTGACCAGTGCCGCTTGATCACCATCACATGGTGCAAAAACATGATACTCCATGGGCTTTCGGTGTCAGTGGAAGGCCCAGAAGGAAAGGCCCAATACTGCTGCAAGGTGGAGCTGAAGCCATGGTATTTTTGGAGAAAACAAGGTTCCAAGCGCTTCATCGTACACGGTAACAAACCCGTTGACGTTTTCTGGGACCTTAAAGGTGCAAAATTCAACGGCGAGACAGAACCAACCTCGGAGTACTACGTTGCCGTGGTGTGCGACCAAGAGGTCGTGCTTCTGATCGgtgatttaaaaaaagaagcttaTAGAAGAACTGGGTGCAGACCAGCACTCATTGACCCAATTCTGGTTTCGAAAAAAGAACACATTTTTGGGAAGAGAAAGTTCTCTACAAGAGCCAAGTTTCACGAGAAGGGTAGGTGCCATGAGATCTCAATTGAGTGCAAGAGCAACAATATTGGAGGAGATGGAGATAAGATTCAGCCAGAGATGGAGATAAGACTCGATGGGCACGTGGTGATCCACGTGAAGCGCTTGCAATGGAAGTTTAGAGGGAACGAGTCGATTCATCTCAACAAGATGAGAGTGGAGGTGTATTGGGACGTTCACGATTGGCTCTTCAGCCCTGGTTTGAAACatgctttgtttatttttaagccCGTTTTATCATCATCCAATATTTCTATGTCATcatcacattcaatttcatcatcttcatcaccattatcgttatcattatcatcatcatcgaCACCGTTATCCACTCAAACGGGTCGTTCTGGGTCGCTGGAGGGGTGTAGTGTCAGCGAGGCTTCAGAGTTTTGCTTGTTTCTATATGCTTGGAAGGTTGAATAG